In Methanothermobacter sp., the following are encoded in one genomic region:
- the korB gene encoding 2-oxoglutarate synthase subunit KorB: MNVKENPYLKYLRRDRLPHIFCAGCGNGIVLNTFFKGMEMAGVDFDTIAMVSGIGCSSRIPGYVKCDSLHTTHGRPIAFATGLKLANPSLNVVVFTGDGDAAAIGGNHLIHGARRNIDLTVICINNSIYGMTGGQISPTSPEGSFGTTAPYGALEDPFDLSELVKAAGASYVARWTVAHPLQLANSIKKGLRNRGFSFIEAVSQCPTYFGRKNRMRSPVEMMKFMKENSINRRKALKMDPEEVEGKLIIGEFEDAPRPELCDRIYGMIEEKSGKIDITKSAYRDD, translated from the coding sequence ATGAATGTAAAGGAAAACCCATACCTCAAGTACCTCAGGAGGGACAGGCTCCCACATATATTCTGTGCAGGCTGCGGTAACGGGATAGTGCTCAACACCTTCTTTAAGGGCATGGAGATGGCCGGTGTTGACTTTGACACCATTGCAATGGTTTCAGGTATAGGCTGCTCATCAAGGATCCCTGGTTATGTTAAATGCGACTCGCTCCATACAACCCATGGACGGCCCATAGCCTTTGCAACCGGGCTCAAACTTGCCAACCCCTCCCTGAATGTTGTGGTGTTCACAGGTGATGGTGACGCCGCAGCCATCGGCGGAAACCATCTCATACACGGGGCAAGGAGGAACATTGACCTCACAGTTATCTGCATAAACAACAGCATATACGGGATGACCGGGGGGCAGATAAGCCCCACATCCCCGGAGGGAAGTTTCGGTACCACAGCACCATACGGTGCACTTGAGGATCCATTTGATCTCTCTGAACTCGTCAAGGCCGCAGGTGCAAGTTACGTTGCAAGGTGGACAGTCGCCCACCCCCTGCAGCTTGCAAACTCCATAAAGAAGGGACTCAGGAACAGGGGTTTCTCGTTCATAGAGGCTGTTTCACAGTGTCCAACCTACTTCGGGAGAAAGAACAGGATGCGGTCCCCGGTTGAGATGATGAAATTCATGAAGGAGAACAGTATCAACCGGCGGAAGGCCCTCAAAATGGATCCCGAAGAGGTTGAGGGGAAACTCATCATCGGTGAATTTGAAGATGCCCCACGCCCTGAACTATGTGACAGGATCTATGGGATGATTGAAGAAAAATCCGGGAAAATTGATATAACCAAATCAGCCTACAGAGATGATTGA
- a CDS encoding 2-oxoacid:ferredoxin oxidoreductase subunit gamma, whose product MRKEIRIAGFGGQGVILAGIVLGKAASLYDGLYAVQTQSYGPEARGGASRAEVVISDEEIDYPKVQSPDILVAMSHQALLTYMDDLKAGGTLIVDPDMVIEDEIQDFLEERKINYFRAPATRTAEEKVGITIVANMVMMGALTEATGVVSVRAAEEAIKNSVPPGTEEKNIMAFQAGRELIMEGQK is encoded by the coding sequence GTGAGGAAGGAAATCAGAATTGCTGGATTCGGTGGTCAGGGGGTTATACTTGCAGGAATCGTTCTGGGTAAAGCTGCAAGTTTATATGATGGCCTTTACGCTGTACAGACCCAGTCCTATGGACCCGAGGCAAGGGGTGGCGCCTCAAGGGCTGAGGTTGTTATAAGTGATGAGGAGATAGATTACCCCAAGGTCCAGAGCCCTGACATACTCGTTGCAATGTCACACCAGGCACTTCTTACCTACATGGACGATCTCAAAGCCGGCGGGACCCTCATCGTCGACCCTGACATGGTCATTGAGGATGAAATCCAGGACTTCCTTGAGGAAAGAAAGATCAATTACTTCCGCGCGCCTGCCACCAGGACAGCCGAGGAGAAGGTCGGTATAACCATCGTGGCCAATATGGTGATGATGGGGGCCCTGACAGAGGCCACTGGAGTTGTAAGTGTCAGGGCCGCTGAGGAGGCCATAAAGAACAGTGTACCGCCCGGGACTGAGGAAAAGAACATCATGGCATTCCAGGCAGGTCGTGAACTCATCATGGAGGGACAGAAATGA
- the sucC gene encoding ADP-forming succinate--CoA ligase subunit beta — protein sequence MKFYEYSAKELFRAEGIPVPEGSVARTPQEASEVAESMGSEVAIKAQVLTGGRGKAGGIRFATPETASDVASDLLGSRVKGEEVKSVLVERKIPIDREFYVSVVIDRAARMPLIMASSEGGVDIEDLAAEAPEKIVRYHVNPLDEFLPYEAREIARKMGLESELIPKVGGVIWKLYHLFRKYDARLAEINPLVLSGDDVIAADAKLEVDDDSIHRHREFMELDEYEPEEFAFVKLEGDIAVIGNGAGLTLTAMDLIKLKGGEPATFLDIGGGASEDIIRRAINLVISHPDVKVVFLNVLGGITRADDVARGVVNALKDAERDVPLVIRLTGTNEEEGQRILTDAGIPFETSLERAAEKAVEISKAL from the coding sequence ATGAAGTTTTATGAGTACAGCGCCAAGGAATTATTTAGAGCTGAGGGCATACCCGTCCCTGAGGGATCCGTCGCCAGGACCCCCCAGGAGGCATCTGAGGTCGCTGAGAGTATGGGCTCGGAGGTGGCCATCAAGGCACAGGTCCTAACAGGTGGCCGGGGAAAGGCGGGGGGTATACGCTTTGCAACACCAGAAACTGCGTCTGATGTTGCTTCTGATCTTCTTGGATCGAGGGTTAAGGGCGAGGAGGTTAAATCTGTCCTGGTTGAAAGGAAGATCCCCATCGACAGGGAATTCTATGTGAGTGTCGTTATTGACCGCGCGGCCAGGATGCCCCTTATAATGGCAAGCAGTGAGGGTGGAGTTGATATCGAGGACCTTGCAGCCGAAGCCCCCGAGAAGATAGTGCGTTACCATGTAAACCCCCTTGATGAGTTCCTCCCCTATGAGGCAAGGGAGATAGCAAGGAAGATGGGCCTTGAAAGTGAACTCATACCAAAGGTGGGGGGTGTGATATGGAAACTCTACCATCTCTTCAGGAAGTACGATGCGAGGCTTGCCGAGATAAACCCCCTTGTACTTTCAGGTGATGATGTTATTGCGGCAGATGCAAAGCTTGAGGTGGACGATGACTCCATCCACCGTCACCGTGAATTCATGGAACTGGATGAGTATGAACCAGAGGAGTTCGCCTTTGTTAAACTTGAGGGGGACATTGCAGTTATAGGGAACGGTGCAGGTCTGACACTCACAGCCATGGACCTCATAAAACTGAAGGGGGGTGAACCCGCCACATTCCTTGATATAGGTGGTGGTGCCTCAGAGGACATCATAAGGAGGGCCATAAACCTGGTAATATCCCACCCTGATGTGAAGGTGGTGTTCCTGAATGTGCTTGGTGGTATAACAAGGGCTGATGATGTTGCAAGGGGTGTTGTGAATGCCCTGAAGGATGCCGAGAGGGATGTGCCCCTTGTAATAAGGCTCACAGGGACCAATGAGGAGGAGGGGCAGAGGATCCTAACAGATGCAGGGATCCCCTTTGAAACCTCCCTTGAGAGGGCCGCTGAGAAGGCGGTTGAAATATCAAAGGCCCTCTGA
- the cdhB gene encoding CO dehydrogenase/acetyl-CoA synthase complex subunit epsilon, whose protein sequence is MTAWNPALTSIRNATVMPPEMVALTIKKSERPLMVVGSLVNDLPHDILDRIVKIIKKGKMGVALTGGSSLRINELRRKNIIGVIELVNNLKNPDWEGFDGNGNYDLVCFIGVPYYIGSQGLSTLKAFAPHLKTVTLCRYMHPNADISYPSMKYTEWLRWLDELIVALEQ, encoded by the coding sequence ATGACCGCATGGAACCCAGCTCTAACATCAATAAGGAATGCAACCGTCATGCCACCAGAAATGGTTGCATTGACAATAAAAAAGTCTGAAAGACCGCTCATGGTGGTGGGGTCACTGGTAAATGACCTTCCCCATGATATACTGGACAGGATAGTTAAAATAATAAAAAAAGGGAAAATGGGGGTTGCTCTAACAGGAGGGTCCAGTCTCAGGATAAATGAACTGAGAAGGAAAAACATAATAGGGGTAATCGAACTTGTAAACAACCTCAAAAATCCTGACTGGGAGGGCTTCGATGGAAATGGCAATTATGACCTTGTATGCTTCATAGGTGTTCCCTATTACATAGGTTCACAGGGTCTCTCAACCCTCAAGGCCTTTGCACCCCACCTTAAAACAGTGACCCTCTGCAGGTACATGCATCCAAATGCAGACATCTCATACCCCAGCATGAAATACACAGAATGGCTCAGATGGCTCGATGAACTCATAGTTGCCCTAGAGCAGTAG
- the cdhA gene encoding CO dehydrogenase/acetyl-CoA synthase complex subunit alpha: MPRASKDTINVKGLRLEFGEIDEYLKRKSCESKRASVDYNELRKWDLNLLSHFKPFYAPLCDLCCMCTYGKCDLLGKRGACGINLEKQQARETLSTAVIGASAHAAHARDLVDTLIEKNPTSELHYDSSIDIKTPISTTVTGIDPETPEDLDRIMTYIERELTNLMASVHTGQEADVTDFESKALHAGMLDIMALEVAEIAQINQYGLPTGKADTHMLEIGMDVIDSKKPVILCIGHNIAPSAEIIDYAEDIGVEEEIEICGLCCTAMEMGRYSKSSKIVGPISRQLTFLRSGIPDVVVLDEQCIRSDVYDVCSEMGMVVVATSDKCSMGLEDMTEENPYRIINRILQEKIPGVLIKDEKKVAMVAVNLALQLTRGRDPKTSDRFSVNCVRCSPCDSNCTPARKPEKQKDLELNSVLGYCELCGECNRVCPAMLPIMEAIYDAKKGDFRAMRTLYESCSGCGRCMEVCPMGVPILDIIRESRGETPERFLIRAGRGPVQDIEIRRVGAPIVFGDIPGVISLAGCSNYPSGERDVQIIAEEFLKRGYIVLAAGCAAMDIALTHDDEGRTLYEKYPGDFDRGGLLNLGPCVGNSHAIGSAIKIANIFAGVPMNGNTVEIADYIINRIGVCVIGWGAMSQKAFAIVTGANRWGIPAVLGPHASKYRRLYLGESSARVIRDKSNDSMVTSEPAPPHLTYAAESINECLVMASKMCIRPNDTPRGRMVKLSNYVDLHLKYYGDLPADIDLFVRNEREIPYKHKDDILEILREKNWKPREPVKEPTIIR; this comes from the coding sequence ATGCCAAGAGCATCAAAGGATACAATAAATGTTAAGGGACTTCGCCTTGAATTCGGTGAAATTGACGAATACCTCAAAAGAAAATCATGCGAGAGTAAGAGGGCGTCTGTGGATTACAATGAGCTTAGAAAATGGGACCTCAATCTCCTATCCCATTTCAAGCCATTCTATGCACCCCTCTGTGACCTATGCTGCATGTGCACCTACGGCAAATGTGACCTTCTGGGTAAGAGGGGAGCCTGCGGTATAAACCTCGAGAAACAGCAGGCAAGGGAGACCCTATCAACTGCAGTTATAGGTGCATCAGCACATGCAGCCCACGCAAGGGACCTCGTGGACACCCTTATCGAGAAAAACCCCACATCAGAACTCCATTATGATAGTTCAATAGACATAAAGACACCAATATCCACCACAGTAACCGGTATAGATCCTGAAACACCAGAGGACCTCGACAGGATAATGACATACATAGAAAGGGAGCTCACAAATCTCATGGCCTCAGTTCATACCGGTCAGGAGGCTGATGTAACCGATTTCGAGTCAAAGGCCCTCCATGCCGGCATGTTGGATATCATGGCCCTTGAGGTGGCCGAGATAGCACAGATAAACCAGTATGGGCTCCCCACAGGCAAAGCAGATACGCACATGCTGGAAATTGGAATGGACGTTATAGACAGTAAAAAACCGGTAATACTCTGCATAGGGCACAACATAGCGCCCTCAGCTGAGATAATAGACTACGCAGAGGATATCGGTGTTGAGGAGGAAATCGAGATCTGTGGCCTCTGCTGCACAGCCATGGAGATGGGCAGGTACTCAAAATCATCGAAGATAGTTGGGCCCATATCAAGGCAGCTCACCTTCCTCAGATCAGGAATTCCAGATGTGGTTGTACTGGATGAACAGTGCATACGCTCAGATGTATATGATGTGTGCAGTGAGATGGGGATGGTTGTGGTTGCAACAAGTGACAAATGCAGTATGGGCCTTGAGGACATGACTGAAGAGAACCCCTACAGGATAATAAACAGGATACTGCAGGAGAAAATACCGGGGGTTCTTATAAAGGATGAAAAAAAGGTTGCCATGGTTGCTGTGAACCTTGCACTTCAGCTTACCCGTGGCAGGGACCCCAAAACATCAGACCGTTTCAGTGTGAACTGTGTGAGGTGCTCACCCTGTGATTCAAACTGCACTCCAGCCAGGAAACCAGAAAAACAAAAAGATCTTGAGCTAAATTCAGTGCTGGGATACTGTGAACTATGTGGGGAATGCAACCGTGTCTGCCCGGCAATGCTGCCCATCATGGAGGCAATATATGATGCAAAGAAGGGTGACTTCCGCGCCATGAGGACCCTCTATGAAAGCTGCAGTGGCTGCGGTCGGTGCATGGAGGTATGCCCTATGGGAGTGCCCATCCTGGATATCATAAGAGAATCACGCGGAGAAACCCCTGAAAGATTCCTCATAAGGGCAGGCAGGGGGCCGGTACAGGATATAGAGATAAGGAGGGTAGGTGCCCCGATAGTGTTCGGTGATATACCCGGCGTCATATCACTTGCAGGATGCTCCAACTACCCCTCAGGTGAAAGGGATGTGCAGATAATCGCTGAGGAGTTCCTCAAAAGGGGCTATATAGTACTTGCAGCAGGATGTGCGGCCATGGATATAGCCCTCACACATGATGACGAGGGCAGAACACTCTATGAAAAATACCCTGGAGACTTCGATAGGGGAGGACTTCTCAACCTCGGCCCCTGTGTCGGGAACTCCCATGCAATTGGAAGCGCCATAAAGATAGCCAACATATTCGCAGGGGTGCCCATGAATGGGAACACCGTTGAAATAGCAGATTACATAATCAACCGGATAGGTGTCTGTGTGATAGGATGGGGTGCCATGTCACAGAAGGCATTTGCAATAGTCACCGGGGCAAACAGGTGGGGTATACCTGCAGTTCTCGGGCCCCACGCATCAAAGTACCGCAGGCTTTACCTGGGTGAATCCAGCGCAAGGGTGATAAGGGATAAATCTAATGACAGCATGGTCACCTCTGAACCGGCCCCACCCCACCTGACCTACGCGGCAGAGAGTATCAACGAATGCCTGGTTATGGCTTCAAAGATGTGCATAAGACCCAACGACACACCCCGAGGGCGAATGGTGAAGCTCAGCAACTACGTTGACCTCCACCTGAAATATTACGGCGATCTACCTGCGGATATTGACCTCTTCGTAAGGAATGAGAGGGAGATCCCCTACAAGCATAAAGATGATATACTGGAGATACTGAGGGAAAAGAACTGGAAACCACGTGAGCCAGTAAAGGAGCCCACGATCATCAGGTGA
- a CDS encoding 4Fe-4S dicluster domain-containing protein: MGGIVIKNELMCSGCGLCVRACQQVHGKKKMKYAEKPVFCRQCSNAPCLSACRVGAVKIINNIPVIDPEMCVGCRLCLEACPEGCIIFEDLVADKCALCLDADVLIPACIEACPSSLLRVEISKHH; encoded by the coding sequence ATGGGCGGAATAGTAATTAAAAATGAGCTGATGTGCTCAGGCTGTGGCCTCTGTGTCAGGGCTTGCCAGCAGGTTCATGGTAAGAAAAAAATGAAGTACGCAGAAAAACCTGTATTCTGCAGACAGTGTAGCAACGCCCCCTGTTTAAGTGCCTGCAGGGTTGGTGCAGTTAAGATAATAAATAATATTCCTGTCATTGACCCTGAAATGTGTGTCGGCTGCAGACTCTGCCTTGAGGCCTGTCCTGAAGGATGCATAATATTTGAAGATCTGGTGGCAGACAAGTGTGCCCTGTGCCTTGATGCTGACGTTCTGATTCCGGCATGTATTGAAGCATGCCCCAGCAGTCTTCTCAGAGTGGAAATCAGTAAACACCACTGA
- a CDS encoding DUF1002 domain-containing protein produces the protein MRRLIIALVLAFMVTAPVFAVSGFSVTLGEATDSNPAYRNAVMDYFKSKTDKDINSANIKIVTASEVNEVSRGVTGRVYSPSQILSCAMVDLSYSDGIKVSVDTGKIRVVTPEMYASALRSSGIDRGYVVVTSPVPASGEAALAGVLKSYEVAVGEKIPEEAKKASVEEIYLQSRLVNETNATGDEVAQLFDEVKNRTQDQNLQNPDEIKNIVVDVSQQMNINLTENQVQQVADSVSASQRVQGNLTEFKQRLESVSQQFGGSSILDQIYAFLQSIYDYIVGMTSP, from the coding sequence ATGAGGCGACTTATCATTGCGCTTGTGCTTGCATTCATGGTAACCGCACCGGTATTTGCAGTCTCAGGATTCTCTGTGACACTCGGGGAGGCAACAGACAGCAACCCAGCATACCGGAATGCGGTGATGGATTACTTCAAGTCAAAGACAGATAAGGATATCAATAGCGCAAATATAAAGATTGTAACAGCATCTGAGGTAAATGAGGTCTCCAGGGGAGTTACAGGTCGTGTATATTCGCCATCACAGATACTCTCATGTGCCATGGTTGACCTCTCATACTCAGATGGAATCAAGGTCTCTGTGGATACCGGTAAGATAAGGGTCGTGACCCCTGAGATGTATGCCAGTGCCCTACGGTCGTCTGGTATTGACCGCGGATACGTGGTTGTAACATCCCCGGTACCCGCTTCAGGAGAGGCAGCCCTTGCGGGTGTCCTGAAGTCATATGAGGTTGCTGTGGGTGAGAAGATACCTGAGGAGGCCAAGAAGGCATCTGTTGAGGAGATCTACCTCCAGAGCAGGCTTGTGAACGAAACCAATGCAACCGGCGATGAGGTGGCACAGCTCTTTGATGAGGTCAAGAACAGGACACAGGATCAGAACCTTCAGAACCCCGATGAGATAAAGAACATTGTCGTTGATGTCTCACAGCAGATGAATATCAACCTAACAGAAAATCAGGTTCAGCAGGTCGCAGATTCGGTTTCAGCATCCCAGAGGGTCCAGGGAAACCTCACGGAATTTAAACAGAGGCTTGAAAGCGTGAGTCAGCAGTTTGGAGGCTCAAGTATCCTTGATCAGATCTACGCATTTCTCCAGAGCATATATGACTACATTGTGGGGATGACGTCCCCATAA
- the twy1 gene encoding 4-demethylwyosine synthase TYW1: MYAEESHRRMERMGYRFVGENRHSAVKTCLWTKKSIINEGVCYKEKFYGIRSHRCLQMSPSVPFCQQKCLFCWRDLSSTETAWNGPHDEPSDIIEGAIEAQRKLLCGYFGNERADKIKVLEAQDPTNAAISLAGEPLLYPDMDGLLAEFHKRNFTTFLVTNGLASGNLEALSVEPTQLYISLDAPDRETYEKLCRPQIPDAWDLLNRSLEAMQSFSCRKVLRITAVRDINMKKPGMFARMIERAQPDFVEVKAYMYIGYSRKRLEIDNMPLFYEVHEFADSIADSCGMEIVDESRESRVVLLA, translated from the coding sequence ATGTATGCGGAAGAATCTCATAGAAGAATGGAAAGAATGGGATACCGTTTTGTAGGTGAGAACAGGCATTCAGCAGTTAAAACCTGCCTCTGGACAAAGAAAAGCATAATCAATGAGGGCGTCTGTTACAAGGAGAAGTTCTATGGTATCAGGAGCCACAGATGCCTTCAGATGTCCCCCAGTGTACCTTTCTGCCAGCAAAAATGTCTTTTCTGCTGGAGGGATCTCTCTTCAACAGAAACAGCCTGGAATGGCCCCCATGATGAGCCGTCGGATATAATTGAGGGGGCGATTGAGGCCCAGAGGAAACTTCTCTGCGGGTACTTCGGTAATGAAAGGGCAGATAAGATAAAGGTCCTGGAGGCACAGGATCCCACGAATGCTGCAATATCCCTTGCAGGCGAACCCCTCCTCTACCCAGACATGGATGGGCTCCTTGCAGAGTTCCATAAGAGAAACTTCACAACGTTCCTTGTGACAAACGGCCTTGCATCCGGCAATCTTGAGGCACTCTCTGTTGAGCCAACACAGCTCTACATATCCCTTGACGCCCCTGACCGGGAAACCTACGAGAAACTCTGCAGACCCCAGATTCCTGACGCATGGGATCTTCTCAACAGATCCCTTGAGGCCATGCAATCCTTTAGCTGCAGGAAGGTTCTGCGTATAACAGCTGTCAGGGACATCAACATGAAGAAACCCGGAATGTTCGCCAGGATGATAGAAAGGGCCCAGCCAGATTTTGTTGAGGTCAAGGCCTACATGTACATCGGGTACTCAAGGAAAAGGCTTGAAATTGATAACATGCCCCTATTCTATGAGGTTCATGAATTTGCAGATAGCATTGCAGACAGCTGTGGAATGGAGATTGTTGACGAGTCAAGGGAAAGCAGGGTTGTTCTCCTGGCATAA
- a CDS encoding transglutaminase domain-containing protein, which produces MEFLESGLESGGEKIKTKSASTPKVDAASKYRKYSKVYAKSKEKIKKKYRTKATYTTTTKKKYSTRATYKTTSHKRYRTKATYTTTSKRAYTRAASSEDLDDLQGDEGLEKLASYINRNFNHRSGGPHTAEGVERTGYGDCWGLSDWSAKKLAANGYKVKVVQGATSASSRHRWLHVYSEGRWTSFEPSLVTKRYGSKHYTATCGRATTVVKTYNM; this is translated from the coding sequence ATGGAATTTCTGGAATCCGGTCTGGAATCCGGTGGCGAAAAGATAAAGACAAAATCAGCATCCACCCCAAAGGTTGATGCGGCCTCAAAGTACAGGAAATACAGTAAGGTCTACGCCAAATCAAAGGAAAAGATAAAGAAGAAGTACAGGACAAAGGCAACCTACACCACAACAACAAAGAAGAAGTACAGCACAAGGGCTACCTATAAAACCACAAGTCACAAAAGGTACCGTACAAAGGCAACCTACACAACAACCTCCAAGAGGGCATACACCAGGGCAGCGAGTTCCGAAGATCTGGATGATCTCCAGGGCGACGAGGGACTTGAAAAACTTGCATCATACATCAACAGAAACTTCAACCATCGATCAGGAGGTCCTCACACCGCTGAAGGTGTCGAAAGGACAGGATACGGAGACTGCTGGGGGCTCTCTGACTGGTCAGCAAAGAAACTTGCTGCCAACGGCTACAAAGTTAAGGTAGTCCAGGGAGCCACATCTGCATCATCAAGACACAGATGGCTGCACGTATACTCTGAGGGAAGGTGGACAAGCTTTGAACCGTCACTGGTAACCAAACGTTATGGAAGTAAACATTATACTGCAACCTGTGGGCGCGCAACGACTGTTGTGAAAACCTACAACATGTAG
- the tpiA gene encoding triose-phosphate isomerase, with translation METPIVILNFKTYTESTGKRALELAGACQEVADETGVNIAVAPQHMDLQRVAEAVDIPVLAQHIDPIEAGGHTGGVLAECARDAGAAGTLINHSEKRMNLADIEGVISRMRKLKMTSVVCTNNVSTTAAAAALKPDFVAVEPPELIGSGIPVSKAEPEVITGSVSAVQDINPDVSVLCGAGISTGEDMRAALDLGAEGVLLASGIILAESPRDALLDLVSKV, from the coding sequence ATGGAAACACCTATCGTCATACTGAATTTTAAAACCTACACTGAGTCCACAGGTAAAAGAGCCCTTGAACTTGCAGGTGCCTGTCAGGAGGTTGCAGATGAAACAGGCGTTAACATCGCGGTGGCACCCCAGCACATGGACCTGCAGCGGGTGGCTGAGGCCGTGGATATACCTGTACTGGCCCAGCACATCGACCCCATAGAGGCGGGGGGGCACACAGGAGGCGTCCTTGCAGAATGTGCCAGAGATGCTGGGGCAGCTGGCACCCTCATAAACCACTCAGAGAAGAGGATGAATCTTGCAGACATTGAGGGTGTCATATCAAGGATGAGGAAACTTAAAATGACCTCAGTCGTATGCACCAACAATGTGAGCACCACAGCGGCCGCAGCAGCCCTCAAACCAGATTTCGTGGCCGTTGAACCTCCTGAACTCATAGGGTCAGGCATACCTGTTTCAAAGGCAGAACCAGAGGTTATAACAGGAAGCGTCAGTGCAGTGCAGGATATAAACCCTGATGTCAGCGTCCTCTGTGGTGCTGGAATATCCACCGGTGAGGACATGAGGGCCGCCCTCGACCTTGGGGCTGAGGGTGTTCTTCTTGCCTCGGGCATCATACTGGCAGAAAGCCCAAGGGACGCACTTCTGGACCTTGTAAGCAAAGTGTGA
- a CDS encoding phosphoglycerate kinase produces MSFKFRTMDDLEVEGKTVLVRVDINSPVDPQSGAILDDTRMRLHAETIRELSDRGARTVIMAHQSRPGKKDFTTLEQHSHKLSEILGRPVRYVEDIFGSAARENIRELRNSEILLLENVRFYSEEVLKRAPEEQAETHLVRKLTPLIDYFINDAFAAAHRSQPSLVGFALRVPSAAGRVMERELRTLRSALENVERPCVYVLGGVKVDDSIMVMKNVLENGSADLVLTTGLVANIFLAGCGVKIGKVNMEFIKNRGYCDFIKVAKKLKKRFPEKILVPIDVAISRDGKRVDVPVKKIPNYPIQDIGMETIKLYAERIREARTLFANGPAGVFENPDFSIGTEDILNAISSSEGFSIIGGGHLAAAAAKMGFEDKIGHISSGGGASISLLAGEELPAVRVLEESAPH; encoded by the coding sequence GTGTCCTTCAAATTCAGAACCATGGATGACCTTGAGGTTGAGGGGAAAACTGTACTTGTGCGTGTTGACATAAACTCGCCGGTGGATCCCCAGAGCGGTGCAATACTCGATGATACAAGGATGAGGCTCCATGCAGAGACCATAAGGGAGCTTTCAGATAGGGGTGCCAGGACAGTCATAATGGCCCATCAGAGCAGGCCAGGAAAGAAGGACTTCACAACCCTTGAACAGCACTCCCATAAACTCTCAGAGATACTTGGAAGGCCTGTCAGGTACGTGGAGGATATATTTGGATCCGCAGCAAGGGAGAACATCAGAGAGCTCAGGAACAGCGAGATACTCCTCCTCGAGAATGTAAGGTTCTACTCAGAGGAGGTGCTTAAGAGGGCCCCCGAGGAACAGGCAGAGACACACCTTGTGAGGAAACTCACACCCCTCATTGATTACTTCATCAACGACGCCTTTGCAGCTGCCCACAGATCCCAGCCATCACTGGTGGGCTTTGCCCTGCGGGTACCGTCAGCGGCTGGCAGGGTCATGGAGCGTGAACTCAGAACACTCAGGAGTGCCCTTGAAAATGTTGAAAGACCCTGTGTCTATGTACTGGGTGGTGTGAAGGTGGACGACTCCATCATGGTCATGAAGAACGTCCTTGAGAATGGCAGCGCAGACCTTGTACTCACAACGGGCCTTGTTGCCAACATATTCCTTGCAGGCTGTGGTGTTAAAATCGGGAAGGTGAACATGGAGTTCATCAAAAACAGGGGCTACTGTGATTTCATAAAGGTGGCGAAGAAGCTGAAAAAGAGGTTCCCTGAGAAAATACTGGTTCCCATTGATGTTGCAATCAGCAGGGATGGAAAAAGGGTGGATGTACCCGTGAAAAAGATACCCAACTACCCTATACAGGATATAGGTATGGAGACGATAAAACTTTATGCTGAGAGGATACGTGAGGCCAGGACCCTCTTTGCAAATGGACCCGCAGGTGTATTTGAGAATCCTGACTTCAGCATAGGCACCGAGGATATACTCAACGCCATCTCCTCATCTGAGGGTTTCTCAATAATAGGTGGGGGCCACCTTGCGGCTGCGGCTGCTAAAATGGGCTTTGAGGATAAGATAGGGCACATAAGCAGTGGGGGCGGTGCCAGCATAAGTCTCCTTGCAGGTGAGGAGCTGCCTGCTGTGAGGGTACTTGAGGAGTCCGCGCCCCACTAA
- a CDS encoding DNA-directed RNA polymerase subunit H → MKREILKHHLVPEHVVLNDSEAKRVLKELDAHPEQLPKIKTTDPVVKAIGAKRGDIVKIIRKSPTAEEFITYRLVQD, encoded by the coding sequence GTGAAGAGGGAAATCTTGAAACACCATCTGGTTCCGGAACACGTGGTTTTAAATGATTCTGAAGCAAAAAGGGTGCTGAAAGAACTGGATGCCCATCCAGAACAGCTTCCAAAAATAAAAACAACAGACCCTGTGGTGAAGGCCATAGGGGCTAAAAGGGGGGATATCGTGAAAATAATCCGTAAGAGTCCAACTGCCGAAGAATTCATTACATATAGACTCGTGCAGGACTAA